The proteins below come from a single Eucalyptus grandis isolate ANBG69807.140 chromosome 3, ASM1654582v1, whole genome shotgun sequence genomic window:
- the LOC104436896 gene encoding disease resistance protein RUN1: MMSIQSRKRASSSSNAPHGGDHEGGDKRPKGNAYEVFLSFRGIDTRKSFTDYLYTSLIDAGIHVFRDDNELRVGEEIGSELLCSITQSTISIPVISKNYVSSKWCLRELVQMLKCKRSKEQIVLPIFYKVEPSQVRHPTGRLRKAINAHKKNMEEMVVKEWEEALKEVSSLKGWESEKIDNGHEGTLVKIIVKKVIGELKRFFQLNVPKQLVGIEDHVQLMSNIDAEFNDTKIIVIYGMGGIGKTTLAKVLYNRLSSHFDYRSFLANIRETSQHKGIECIQKQLIYDITRSPCDVSNVDEGVSVIKSRFMRKKVLVLLDDMDDSTHVNALVKDGSWFEVGSIVIITTRNKSILDEGRVSYMYQLNELSLDQSLILFSRHAFQKDSPPSDYEVISRDVVSTTGGLPLALEVIGSFLWRKREDVWKGTLKKLKKVPHEKVQEKLKISYEALNYGEQQIFLDIACLFIGSRKQNPTYMWDACDFFPGMGIEVLSLMSLIKIDEDGKLLMHDQLRDLGREIVRLENPNEPQERSRLWIYEEALDVLDNNEGTRKIEALPLGKWGYRKRYAPLGGWGYRKRYAAEQFKELTNLRFLQVNYANFTGDFQSLLPKLRWLQWQGCPLDFIAVNFHPKKLVVLDLSNSAISEAWGGWVPLKVRHKEGIEVFFNIMIFSLYI; encoded by the exons ATGATGTCCAtccaatcaagaaaaag GGCGTCTTCCTCATCGAATGCTCCGCATGGAGGAGATCATGAAGGGGGAGACAAACGGCCGAAAGGGAATGCCTACgaagtgttcttgagctttagagggaTAGACACACGCAAAAGTTTCACGGACTATCTCTATACTAGTCTTATCGATGCAGGAATTCACGTGTTTAGAGACGACAATGAGCTCCGTGTTGGTGAGGAGATTGGTTCGGAGCTTCTCTGCAGCATTACACAGTCCACGATCTCTATCCCAGTTATTTCCAAGAACTACGTTtccagcaaatggtgccttcgtGAGTTGGTTCAGATGTTAAAGTGCAAGAGGAGTAAAGAGCAAATAGTGTTGCCCATATTTTATAAAGTGGAACCCTCACAAGTGCGACATCCTACAGGGAGATTGAGAAAAGCTATCAATGCACATAAAAAGAATATGGAGGAAATGGTTGTGAAGGAATGGGAAGAAGCACTCAAAGAAGTCAGCTCCTTGAAAGGATGGGAATCGGAGAAAATTGATAATGG GCATGAAGGAACATTGGTTAAAATTATTGTGAAAAAAGTTATAGGCGAGTTAAAAAGGTTTTTTCAGCTAAATGTTCCCAAACAGTTAGTGGGAATCGAGGATCATGTGCAACTTATGAGCAACATAGATGCTGAATTCAATGATACAAAGATTATTGTAATTTATGGAATGGGCGGCATCGGTAAGACTACTCTTGCAAAGGTGTTATACAACAGACTATCTAGTCATTTTGACTATCGTAGCTTCTTGGCAAATATCCGAGAAACATCCCAGCATAAGGGTATTGAATGCATACAAAAGCAACTCATTTATGACATAACAAGAAGTCCATGTGATGTGTCTAATGTTGACGAAGGAGTTAGTGTCATCAAATCTCGATTTATGAGGAAGAAAGTCCTAGTTCTTTTGGATGATATGGATGATAGTACTCACGTGAATGCTTTGGTCAAGGATGGAAGTTGGTTTGAAGTGGGAagtatagtcatcatcacaactagaaacaaaagcattctcGATGAAGGTAGGGTGAGCTACATGTACCAACTCAACGAGTTATCTTTAgatcaatcattgattttatttagtagaCATGCCTTTCAAAAGGATTCTCCTCCGAGTGATTATGAGGTTATCTCTCGTGATGTCGTATCTACTACTGGGGGGCTCCCATTAGCTCTTGAAGTTATAGGTTCGTTCttatggagaaagagagaagacgTATGGAAAggtacattaaaaaaattaaagaaagtgcCCCATGAGAAAGTGCAAGAGAAGTTGAAAATAAGTTATGAAGCATTAAATTATGGGgaacaacaaatatttttggatatagcGTGCCTTTTCATTGGATCACGTAaacaaaatccaacttatatgTGGGATGCTTGTGATTTTTTCCCTGGGATGGGGATTGAAGTATTAAGTCTTATgtccctaattaaaattgacgaAGATGGAAAGCTAttgatgcatgatcaattgagagatcttggaagggaaattgttcgtcTAGAAAATCCAAATGAGCCTCAAGAGCGTAGTAGATTGTGGATCTATGAGGAAGCCCTAGATGTGCTTGATAACAATGAG GGTACTAGAAAGATTGAGGCCCTTCCTCTCGGCAAATGGGGTTATCGAAAAAGATACGCTCCTCTCGGCGGATGGGGTTATCGAAAAAGATATGCAGCTGAACAATTTAAAGAATTGACCAACTTGAGATTCCTTCAAGTGAATTATGCAAATTTTACCGGAGATTTCCAAAGCTTACTTCCTAAATTAAGATGGCTTCAGTGGCAAGGCTGTCCCTTGGATTTCATTGCAGTCAACTTCCATCCGAAAAAATTAGTTGTACTTGATTTGTCAAACAGTGCAATTTCGGAGGCCTGGGGAGGATGGGTTCCACTCAAGGTAAGACATAAAGAAGGCATTGAAGTATTTTTCAACATAATGATTTTTTCCTTGTACATATga